The following coding sequences are from one Muntiacus reevesi chromosome 17, mMunRee1.1, whole genome shotgun sequence window:
- the LOC136148486 gene encoding interferon alpha-1-like, with the protein MAPAWSSLLALLLLSCNSICSLGCHLPHTHSLANRRVLTLLRHLRMVSPSSCLQDRNDFAFPQEALGGSQLQRAQAISVLHEVTQHTFQLFSTQGSAAVWDQSLLDKLRTALDQQLTDLQACLRQEQGLQGAPLLKGDSSLALRKYFHRVTLYLQEKGHSPCAWEVVRAEVMRAFSSSTNLQERFRRKD; encoded by the coding sequence ATGGCCCCAGCCTGGTCCTCACTCCTGGCCCTGCTGCTGCTCAGCTGCAACTCCATCTGCTCTCTGGGCTGCCACCTGCCTCACACCCACAGCCTGGCCAACAGGAGGGTCCTGACGCTCCTGCGACACCTGAGGATggtctccccttcctcctgcctgcaGGACAGAAATGACTTCGCCTTCCCCCAGGAGGCGCTGGGTGGCAGCCAGTTGCAGAGGGCTCAAGCCATCTCTGTGCTCCACGAGGTGACCCAGCACACCTTCcagctcttcagcactcagggcTCGGCCGCTGTGTGGGACCAGAGCCTCCTGGACAAGCTCCGCACTGCACTGGACCAGCAGCTCACTGACCTGCAAGCCTGTCTGAGGCAGGAGCAGGGGCTGCAAGGGGCTCCCCTGCTCAAGGGGGACTCCAGCCTGGCTCTGAGGAAATACTTCCACAGAGTCACTCTCTATCTTCAAGAGAAGGGACACAGCCCTTGTGCCTGGGAGGTTGTCAGAGCAGAAGTCATGAGAGCCTTCTCTTCCTCAACAAACTTGCAGGAGAGATTCCGGAGGAAGGACTGA